One window of Haloarcula salinisoli genomic DNA carries:
- a CDS encoding DUF411 domain-containing protein, translating to MERAVTRRELLRVGATTVALGTAGCLGSSSGDEWDIEGTLAVTNAQQYSSPGCSCCGKYASYLREQLDTTLGETETEDVTDLKRQHGIPSDLQSCHTLVLDEYVVEGHVPAEVIATMLEEEPAIDGIALPGMPAGSPGMGGTKSDTFTVYKLGGGKTGDVYTEI from the coding sequence ATGGAACGGGCCGTAACTCGTCGCGAACTACTACGGGTCGGTGCGACGACAGTCGCACTCGGAACCGCCGGTTGTTTGGGGTCATCGAGTGGGGATGAGTGGGATATCGAGGGAACGCTAGCGGTGACGAACGCCCAACAATACAGTTCACCAGGCTGTAGCTGTTGTGGAAAATATGCGTCGTACCTGCGGGAACAGCTCGACACGACGCTCGGGGAAACCGAAACCGAGGACGTGACGGATCTCAAGCGCCAACACGGTATTCCATCGGATCTACAGAGCTGTCACACACTCGTCCTCGACGAGTACGTCGTCGAAGGACATGTTCCTGCCGAGGTTATCGCGACGATGCTCGAGGAAGAGCCGGCGATTGACGGCATCGCGTTGCCCGGGATGCCGGCTGGATCGCCGGGGATGGGCGGGACGAAGTCCGACACATTCACCGTCTACAAACTCGGCGGCGGAAAGACAGGTGACGTGTACACCGAGATCTGA
- a CDS encoding YHS domain-containing protein: MATDPVCGMDVDESDPAATTEYDGQTYYFCAEGCKETFTSTPEDYV; the protein is encoded by the coding sequence ATGGCAACTGATCCAGTCTGTGGAATGGACGTCGATGAAAGTGATCCGGCGGCCACAACTGAGTACGACGGTCAGACGTACTACTTCTGTGCCGAGGGCTGCAAGGAGACGTTCACCTCGACACCGGAGGATTACGTCTAA
- a CDS encoding class I SAM-dependent methyltransferase, with the protein MDQSTLRHRITDQFSYRGERADIWRAFDLLFDTDEFLNLGYSEWYQPHIAGSSQRRLVTEVGSRVASHLPTTDGVRLLDVGCGRGGPALHLAYQFGFNVTGVDLVPYNIQMATENARGKHLDSEFIIGDATQLPFTRDSFTACTAIDALVYLSERNRVFATVADTLEPEAVLVVSDLVMQSDVTETERRLVDSFADAWDMPSLGTVEGYKAALDETSFELKAVEDITKHSVGRFRKWTTLYLQLLTSPLRALIERLLGAYDLDPLAITEQVRKAHHALPFLRHVIFVAELETT; encoded by the coding sequence ATGGATCAGAGTACTCTCCGCCACCGAATCACCGACCAGTTTTCTTACCGCGGCGAGCGAGCCGATATCTGGCGGGCGTTCGACCTCCTGTTCGATACTGACGAGTTCCTCAATCTCGGCTACTCGGAGTGGTACCAGCCACATATAGCCGGTTCGAGTCAACGTCGCCTCGTCACGGAAGTCGGCTCAAGGGTCGCGTCGCATCTACCCACAACCGACGGAGTGCGCCTCCTCGATGTCGGCTGCGGTCGGGGGGGTCCAGCCCTCCACCTCGCCTATCAGTTCGGCTTCAACGTCACTGGTGTCGACCTCGTTCCGTACAACATCCAGATGGCAACCGAGAACGCACGGGGTAAGCACCTCGATTCCGAGTTCATCATCGGTGACGCGACACAACTCCCGTTTACCAGGGACTCGTTTACCGCGTGTACAGCCATCGACGCGCTCGTATACCTCTCCGAGCGGAATCGCGTTTTCGCTACAGTCGCAGATACCCTCGAACCCGAGGCGGTTCTCGTAGTCTCCGATCTCGTGATGCAGTCAGACGTGACTGAAACGGAACGGAGATTGGTCGATTCATTTGCGGATGCGTGGGATATGCCGTCCTTGGGTACTGTTGAAGGATACAAAGCTGCTCTCGACGAGACAAGCTTTGAGCTCAAAGCGGTCGAAGATATCACGAAACACAGCGTCGGACGCTTCCGAAAGTGGACGACGCTGTACCTCCAGCTACTCACGAGCCCGCTCCGGGCTCTCATTGAACGACTGTTAGGAGCGTATGATCTCGATCCCCTAGCGATTACTGAGCAGGTACGGAAGGCTCACCACGCGCTGCCGTTCCTGCGACACGTTATCTTCGTTGCGGAACTAGAGACTACTTGA
- a CDS encoding universal stress protein gives MNSPSHLEVREGADINLYNQILIPLYGADIRDSVVQYGLSLAETYDAALHVLYIQDEERTEVESDQVTKQEEWDAAAVIEPVVDQAHSLGLNVIPAVDSGHSPGVIREYAEENDIDLLVHQKPTQTRLARILRRDVSSHIIQNISLPVLTIPDMDPSDPVGELSTSQFTDILVPTDGYDEASVAFKHGLQIAKRYDATLHGLFIISEQSYSSRPGFTWEEVTDSWEQRGTRLLEDITEKAATLDVPVRTTLSFGQPQQEILKYTEVTDIDLVTMGTRGLTGIRRLLQGSVAAQVIEEADYPVLTINRRTAELKKHPYTFLRKTNQNRKSRLY, from the coding sequence ATGAACTCCCCCAGCCATCTAGAAGTTCGAGAAGGTGCGGACATCAACCTGTACAACCAGATCCTCATTCCACTCTACGGAGCTGATATAAGGGACTCAGTGGTCCAATATGGCCTATCACTTGCAGAAACGTATGATGCGGCTCTCCACGTGTTATATATTCAAGATGAGGAACGCACGGAGGTGGAATCCGATCAAGTCACTAAACAAGAGGAATGGGACGCAGCAGCGGTAATTGAACCCGTGGTGGATCAGGCCCACTCGCTCGGACTCAATGTGATACCAGCAGTGGATAGTGGGCACTCTCCAGGTGTTATTCGGGAATACGCTGAGGAGAATGATATCGATTTGCTTGTCCACCAGAAACCTACACAGACTAGATTAGCACGAATTCTCCGGAGAGACGTCTCCAGCCACATCATTCAAAATATCTCTCTTCCTGTCTTGACGATACCTGATATGGATCCCTCTGATCCGGTAGGAGAGTTATCTACTAGTCAGTTCACAGATATTCTCGTGCCTACGGATGGATACGACGAGGCATCTGTGGCCTTCAAACATGGGCTACAAATTGCTAAACGGTATGATGCAACCCTACATGGACTTTTTATCATTTCCGAACAGTCCTATTCGAGTCGGCCTGGATTCACGTGGGAAGAGGTCACTGACTCTTGGGAACAGCGGGGAACTCGGCTCTTGGAGGACATTACGGAGAAGGCAGCGACCTTGGACGTTCCTGTCCGAACTACGTTGAGCTTTGGTCAACCTCAGCAGGAGATTCTCAAATACACTGAGGTGACTGACATCGACCTTGTTACAATGGGGACACGAGGATTGACTGGCATTCGTCGGCTATTACAGGGAAGCGTCGCAGCTCAAGTGATCGAGGAAGCAGATTACCCCGTTCTAACGATTAACCGAAGGACAGCTGAATTGAAAAAACACCCGTACACCTTTCTTCGAAAGACAAACCAGAATCGGAAGTCAAGGCTATATTGA